The following coding sequences are from one Lycium ferocissimum isolate CSIRO_LF1 chromosome 3, AGI_CSIRO_Lferr_CH_V1, whole genome shotgun sequence window:
- the LOC132050802 gene encoding uncharacterized protein LOC132050802, translated as MGFTTLGFFFILFPDDDSTIITKTKQKSNLSSFKSINTLLKPSNSTHLFPKAQFIISICVLLIFITLLLFTISTFEPSNIQLSTNSVPHKSKSSSFQQHALQKMGFLYRKGTKSMNDLIIAHVSESVTLQELKLFTRLILRSKITSKSDLLFIFPSKSIPFDNTIIQENNSFLKILSKYKKNNSTSIFDPTHFLTRPKNANESEEPIWGRKKMSNFSEENDNTESTRLSYGSVIGFYADELDPENSLNGFMDHVPMNLRRWACYTMLLGRVRRNFKHVILVDVKEILLLGDPLSRVKNLSQDSVVISTVTQSNHRRKNVEKNHSKKQANPAIIMGGLRGVRRLSNAMLIEIVRESMQRKKKNSVTESVLLSQLVGNEFILKNVELISGESIVELSSLTELDKKSGSLVMSLLKYSMVRRGNSNVDISSVFKKYLCSFPLESTAYSDC; from the coding sequence ATGGGATTTACAACATTGGGgttcttcttcattttatttccagATGATGATTCCACCATTATCACCAAAACCAAGCAAAAATCCAATCTTTCTTCATTTAAATCCATTAACACTTTACTCAAACCTTCAAATTCCACTCATCTTTTTCCTAAGGCACAATTTATAATTTCCATTTGTGTTCTTTTAATCTTCATTACACTTCTCCTCTTCACAATATCCACTTTTGAACCATCAAACATACAACTTTCTACTAATTCAGTACCACacaaatcaaaatcatcatcatttcaacaacatgCATTGCAAAAAATGGGATTTTTATACAGAAAAGGTACAAAATCTATGAATGATTTAATTATAGCTCATGTAAGTGAATCTGTCACGTTACAAGAACTCAAATTGTTTACAAGACTCATTTTAAGGTCCAAAATCACTTCAAAATCTGATCttttattcatatttccatcaaaGTCCATTCCTTTTGACAACACCattattcaagaaaacaactcattcttgaaaatccttagtaaatacaaaaaaaacaaCTCAACATCCATTTTTGACCCGACCCATTTCTTGACCCGGCCCAAAAATGCTAATGAAAGTGAAGAACCAATATGGGGTCGAAAAAAAATGAGCAATTTCAGTGAAGAAAATGATAATACTGAGTCAACTCGGTTGAGTTATGGCTCGGTTATCGGGTTTTATGCTGATGAACTTGACCCGGAAAATTCATTAAACGGGTTTATGGATCATGTTCCAATGAATTTAAGAAGATGGGCTTGTTATACAATGTTATTGGGTCGGGTCAGAAGGAATTTTAAGCATGTAATATTAGTTGATGTGAAGGAAATATTGTTACTAGGTGACCCACTGAGTCGAGTCAAGAATCTGAGTCAAGACTCGGTTGTTATATCAACAGTAACTCAGTCGAACCATCGTAGAAAAAACGTCGAAAAAAATCATAGTAAAAAACAAGCAAATCCAGCGATTATTATGGGGGGATTAAGAGGGGTACGAAGATTATCGAATGCAATGTTGATCGAAATCGTTAGAGAATCGATGCAACGTAAGAAGAAGAACTCGGTTACTGAGTCGGTTTTGTTGAGTCAACTCGTTGGAAATGAGTTTATATTGaagaatgttgagttaatttCGGGCGAGTCAATTGTTGAACTGAGTTCACTCACTGAGTTGGATAAAAAATCAGGTTCTTTAGTAATGTCATTATTGAAATATTCAATGGTTAGACGTGGAAATAGTAATGTGGATATTAGTTCTGTTTTTAAGAAGTATTTGTGTTCATTTCCTTTGGAATCTACAGCTTATAGTGATTGTTAG
- the LOC132049109 gene encoding villin-2-like isoform X2: protein MSISLKDLEPAFQCAGQKPGTEIWRIENFQPVPVPKSEHGKFYSGDSYIILQTTSGRGGAYWHDIHFWLGKDTSQDEAGTAAIKTVELDAILGGRAVQHREIQGHESDKFLSYFKPCIIPLEGGVASGFKKPEEEVFETRLYICKGKRVVRMKQVPFSRSSLNHDDVFILDTEDKIYQFNGANSNIQERAKALEVIQLLKEKYHDGVCDVAIIDDGNLQAESDSGTFWVLFGGFAPISKKVATEDDIIPERTTAKLYSIIDGQVNPLDGELTKSILENDKCYILDCGSEVFTWVGRHTQLEERKSTIKAAEEYLANQNRPKSTRITRLVQGYETHSFKSNFDSWPSGSTPAPEDGRGKVAALVKQQGAAVKTANKSTSVHEEVPPLLEGGGKIEVWRIDGSAKTLIPKEDIGKFYSGDCYIVLYTYHSHERKEDYYLCWWIGKDSIEEDQEMAAQLASTMCNSLKGRPVLGRVYQGKEPPQFVAIFQPMLVLKGGLSSGYKSYIADNDLNDETYASDTVALIRISGTSVHNKKAVQVDVAASSLNTYECLLLQSSSSVFIWHGKQSTQEQQQLAAKVVEFLKPGVTVKHTKEGTESSNFWNGLGEKKDYTSSKLAPEVTREPHLFSCSVNKGKFEVEEIYNFSQDDLLTEDVMVLDTLAEVFVWVGQSADSKEKQSAFEIGQKYVELAASLEGLSSDVPLYKVTEGNEPCFFTSFFSWDPIKATAHGNSFQKKVMILFGFGHASENQRTNQDGPTQRASALAALNSAFNSSSAAKASSVPKPPGASQSSQRAAAVAALSTVLTAEMKQSSSRGSSLQSSRSPSISPPGGAKNAQFKELEEPSEESEVVEPAETNEEDSELKPPEEAFSYEQLKAKSENPATGIDTKRREAYLSDEEFESVLGMTREAFYKMPKWKQDVHKKKVDLF from the exons ATGTCTATTTCTTTGAAAGATTTGGAACCTGCATTTCAGTGTGCAGGCCAAAAACC AGGAACCGAAATTTGGAGAATTGAGAACTTCCAACCAGTTCCTGTGCCAAAATCTGAACATGGTAAATTCTACTCAGGTGATTCGTACATCATCTTGCAG ACAACTTCTGGCAGAGGAGGCGCTTATTGGCATGATATACACTTCTGGCTTGGAAAGGACACTAGTCAG GACGAAGCAGGAACTGCAGCTATCAAAACAGTTGAGCTTGATGCAATTCTTGGAGGGCGAGCGGTACAGCATAGGGAAATCCAAGGTCATGAGTCGGACAAGTTCTTGTCATACTTTAAGCCATGCATCATACCATTAGAAGGAGGTGTTGCATCTGGATTCAAGAAACCGGAGGAGGAAGTATTTGAAACGAGGTTGTATATCTGCAAGGGTAAACGAGTTGTCAGGATGAAGCAG GTCCCTTTTTCTCGGTCATCACTAAATCATGATGATGTGTTCATTCTAGACACTGAAGACAAAATATATCAGTTTAATGGTGCAAATTCCAATATCCAGGAGAGGGCCAAAGCATTAGAAGTTATTCAGTTATTGAAGGAGAAGTATCATGACGGGGTGTGTGATGTTGCAATTATTG ATGATGGGAATCTACAAGCTGAGTCAGATTCTGGAACGTTTTGGGTTCTCTTTGGTGGCTTTGCTCCAATTAGCAAAAAGGTTGCTACCGAAGATGATATTATTCCTGAGAGAACTACTGCTAAACTTTATAG CATTATTGATGGCCAGGTCAATCCTTTGGATGGTGAACTTACAAAATCCATCCTGGAAAATGATAAATGCTATATTTTGGATTGTGGTTCTGAGGTTTTCACTTGGGTAGGCCGTCATACCCAACTGGAGGAGAGGAAAAGTACCATTAAAGCAGCAGAG GAATACCTTGCCAATCAAAATAGACCCAAGTCAACGCGTATAACCCGGCTTGTTCAAGGGTATGAGACACATTCTTTTAAGTCCAATTTCGACTCTTGGCCATCAGGATCAACACCTGCCCCCGAGGACGGACGAGGAAAAGTAGCAG CTTTGGTGAAGCAACAAGGTGCTGCCGTCAAAACTGCAAACAAAAGTACTTCTGTCCATGAGGAAGTTCCCCCTTTGCTTGAAGGAGGTGGAAAGATAGAG GTTTGGCGCATCGATGGCAGTGCAAAGACTCTGATACCCAAAGAAGACATTGGTAAATTCTACAGTGGAGATTGCTACATAGTTCTCTACACATACCATTCTCATGAAAGGAAAGAAGATTATTACTTATGCTGGTGGATTGGAAAGGATAGCATCGAG GAGGATCAAGAGATGGCTGCACAATTGGCCAGCACAATGTGCAATTCACTTAAAGGGAGACCTGTGCTG GGTCGGGTATACCAAGGGAAAGAACCACCACAATTTGTTGCAATATTCCAGCCCATGCTGGTTCTTAAG GGTGGATTAAGCTCTGGCTATAAAAGTTATATTGCAGACAatgacttgaatgatgaaacCTATGCTTCTGATACTGTTGCCCTTATAAGGATATCTGGAACTTCTGTTCATAACAAGAAAGCAGTTCAAGTCGATGTT GCGGCAAGTTCACTGAACACCTATGAGTGTCTTCTTCTGCAATCTAGCTCTTCGGTATTCATTTGGCATGGAAAGCAGAGTACCCAAGAGCAACAGCAGTTAGCAGCAAAGGTTGTGGAATTCTTGAAG CCAGGAGTGACTGTAAAACATACCAAGGAAGGAACGGAGAGCTCAAATTTTTGGAATGgtcttggagaaaaaaaagattatacCAGCAGTAAATTAGCTCCTGAAGTCACCAGGGAACCTCACTTGTTCTCATGTTCTGTTAACAAAG gaaaatttgag GTTGAAGAAATCTACAATTTTTCTCAAGATGATTTGTTGACTGAGGATGTCATGGTTCTAGACACGCTTGCTGAAGTTTTTGTTTGGGTTGGTCAATCAGCAGACTCCAAAGAAAAGCAAAGTGCTTTTGAAATTGGACAG AAATATGTAGAGTTGGCTGCATCTTTGGAAGGGTTATCCTCTGATGTTCCATTGTATAAAGTCACAGAAGGAAATGAGCCATGCTTCTTTACAAGTTTTTTCTCATGGGATCCTATAAAAGCTACC GCACATGGAAACTCATTCcaaaagaaggttatgatacTCTTTGGGTTTGGTCATGCTTCAGAG AATCAAAGGACAAATCAAGATGGGCCAACGCAAAGAGCCTCAGCTTTAGCTGCTTTAAACTCCGCATTTAATTCGTCATCTGCTGCAAAAGCTAGTTCTGTGCCAAAGCCTCCAGGAGCAAGTCAGAGTTCACAAAGAGCAGCTGCAGTAGCTGCATTGTCTACTGTTCTTACAGCCGAAATGAAGCAGTCAAGTTCGCGCGGATCTTCTCTCCAATCAAGTAGAAGTCCATCAATTAGCCCCCCTG GTGGAGCAAAGAATGCTCAGTTTAAAGAATTAGAAGAACCTTCAGAAGAGAGCGAGGTAGTTGAGCCTGCAGAGACTAATGAGGAGGACTCGGAACTGAAACCACCAGAAGAGGCATTCAGTTATGAGCAGCTGAAGGCTAAATCTGAGAACCCTGCCACTGGCATTGATACTAAACGGAGAGAG GCTTATCTTTCGGACGAGGAATTTGAATCTGTGCTGGGAATGACAAGAGAAGCATTCTACAAGATGCCTAAATGGAAGCAAGATGTGCACAAAAAGAAGGTTGATCTCTTTTAG
- the LOC132049109 gene encoding villin-2-like isoform X1 — protein sequence MSISLKDLEPAFQCAGQKPGTEIWRIENFQPVPVPKSEHGKFYSGDSYIILQTTSGRGGAYWHDIHFWLGKDTSQDEAGTAAIKTVELDAILGGRAVQHREIQGHESDKFLSYFKPCIIPLEGGVASGFKKPEEEVFETRLYICKGKRVVRMKQVPFSRSSLNHDDVFILDTEDKIYQFNGANSNIQERAKALEVIQLLKEKYHDGVCDVAIIDDGNLQAESDSGTFWVLFGGFAPISKKVATEDDIIPERTTAKLYSIIDGQVNPLDGELTKSILENDKCYILDCGSEVFTWVGRHTQLEERKSTIKAAEEYLANQNRPKSTRITRLVQGYETHSFKSNFDSWPSGSTPAPEDGRGKVAALVKQQGAAVKTANKSTSVHEEVPPLLEGGGKIEVWRIDGSAKTLIPKEDIGKFYSGDCYIVLYTYHSHERKEDYYLCWWIGKDSIEEDQEMAAQLASTMCNSLKGRPVLGRVYQGKEPPQFVAIFQPMLVLKGGLSSGYKSYIADNDLNDETYASDTVALIRISGTSVHNKKAVQVDVAASSLNTYECLLLQSSSSVFIWHGKQSTQEQQQLAAKVVEFLKPGVTVKHTKEGTESSNFWNGLGEKKDYTSSKLAPEVTREPHLFSCSVNKGASLIL from the exons ATGTCTATTTCTTTGAAAGATTTGGAACCTGCATTTCAGTGTGCAGGCCAAAAACC AGGAACCGAAATTTGGAGAATTGAGAACTTCCAACCAGTTCCTGTGCCAAAATCTGAACATGGTAAATTCTACTCAGGTGATTCGTACATCATCTTGCAG ACAACTTCTGGCAGAGGAGGCGCTTATTGGCATGATATACACTTCTGGCTTGGAAAGGACACTAGTCAG GACGAAGCAGGAACTGCAGCTATCAAAACAGTTGAGCTTGATGCAATTCTTGGAGGGCGAGCGGTACAGCATAGGGAAATCCAAGGTCATGAGTCGGACAAGTTCTTGTCATACTTTAAGCCATGCATCATACCATTAGAAGGAGGTGTTGCATCTGGATTCAAGAAACCGGAGGAGGAAGTATTTGAAACGAGGTTGTATATCTGCAAGGGTAAACGAGTTGTCAGGATGAAGCAG GTCCCTTTTTCTCGGTCATCACTAAATCATGATGATGTGTTCATTCTAGACACTGAAGACAAAATATATCAGTTTAATGGTGCAAATTCCAATATCCAGGAGAGGGCCAAAGCATTAGAAGTTATTCAGTTATTGAAGGAGAAGTATCATGACGGGGTGTGTGATGTTGCAATTATTG ATGATGGGAATCTACAAGCTGAGTCAGATTCTGGAACGTTTTGGGTTCTCTTTGGTGGCTTTGCTCCAATTAGCAAAAAGGTTGCTACCGAAGATGATATTATTCCTGAGAGAACTACTGCTAAACTTTATAG CATTATTGATGGCCAGGTCAATCCTTTGGATGGTGAACTTACAAAATCCATCCTGGAAAATGATAAATGCTATATTTTGGATTGTGGTTCTGAGGTTTTCACTTGGGTAGGCCGTCATACCCAACTGGAGGAGAGGAAAAGTACCATTAAAGCAGCAGAG GAATACCTTGCCAATCAAAATAGACCCAAGTCAACGCGTATAACCCGGCTTGTTCAAGGGTATGAGACACATTCTTTTAAGTCCAATTTCGACTCTTGGCCATCAGGATCAACACCTGCCCCCGAGGACGGACGAGGAAAAGTAGCAG CTTTGGTGAAGCAACAAGGTGCTGCCGTCAAAACTGCAAACAAAAGTACTTCTGTCCATGAGGAAGTTCCCCCTTTGCTTGAAGGAGGTGGAAAGATAGAG GTTTGGCGCATCGATGGCAGTGCAAAGACTCTGATACCCAAAGAAGACATTGGTAAATTCTACAGTGGAGATTGCTACATAGTTCTCTACACATACCATTCTCATGAAAGGAAAGAAGATTATTACTTATGCTGGTGGATTGGAAAGGATAGCATCGAG GAGGATCAAGAGATGGCTGCACAATTGGCCAGCACAATGTGCAATTCACTTAAAGGGAGACCTGTGCTG GGTCGGGTATACCAAGGGAAAGAACCACCACAATTTGTTGCAATATTCCAGCCCATGCTGGTTCTTAAG GGTGGATTAAGCTCTGGCTATAAAAGTTATATTGCAGACAatgacttgaatgatgaaacCTATGCTTCTGATACTGTTGCCCTTATAAGGATATCTGGAACTTCTGTTCATAACAAGAAAGCAGTTCAAGTCGATGTT GCGGCAAGTTCACTGAACACCTATGAGTGTCTTCTTCTGCAATCTAGCTCTTCGGTATTCATTTGGCATGGAAAGCAGAGTACCCAAGAGCAACAGCAGTTAGCAGCAAAGGTTGTGGAATTCTTGAAG CCAGGAGTGACTGTAAAACATACCAAGGAAGGAACGGAGAGCTCAAATTTTTGGAATGgtcttggagaaaaaaaagattatacCAGCAGTAAATTAGCTCCTGAAGTCACCAGGGAACCTCACTTGTTCTCATGTTCTGTTAACAAAGGTGCATCCCTCATCCTttaa